One Lutzomyia longipalpis isolate SR_M1_2022 chromosome 4, ASM2433408v1 DNA segment encodes these proteins:
- the LOC129795305 gene encoding ornithine decarboxylase 1-like, whose amino-acid sequence MKLKSEIIPFEGILDVDNIFRKELYETEDNADHDEALFICNLTDVMKKFLNWRMKIPRVKPFYAVKCNDDDHIIRLLARLGASFDCASKAEIRAVLKHNVTPDRIIFANPAKPTSHIRYAATTGVSLMTFDSTTELDRIQRIFPAAQLVLRFRYDSEKVFRTLSAKFGCDPNKEAPHLFKHAKKLGLSVVGVCFHVGTQCRDPDAYGKAISVARELFDYAFELGYHLRLLDIGGGFPGDTETDLGQYAKTINTALEEFFPKTDALFGSVEVISEPGTYFVESACSIGTTIVSKNEILDLERKKVEHIKYYVNDGIHGCFLLVVFGYDSYTPRLLTRSTENGEGSKAFIDCSIWGQSLNGCDKICANVSLPNLDAGDVLIFPNMGHYSHVFATTFNGFPKARVLHFADEETLKILRDS is encoded by the exons atgaagttgaaaagtgaaataattCCATTTGAGGGAATTTTGGATGTTGATAATATCTTCAGAAAGGAGCTCTATGAGACGGAAGACAATGCAGATCATGATGAAGCTCTCTTCATTTGCAACCTTACCGATGTGatgaagaagtttttaaattgGCGCATGAAGATACCACGCGTGAAGCCTTTTTATGCTGTTAAATGCAACGACGATGATCACATTATTCGGCTGTTGGCACGACTTGGAGCGAGCTTTGATTGTGCCTCAAAAGCTGAGATCAGAGCAGTCCTCAAGCACAACGTCACACCCGATAGGATCATCTTTGCGAATCCTGCAAAGCCCACGAGTCACATTCGCTATGCTGCAACCACAGGAGTGAGCCTCATGACCTTTGACTCAACAACAGAGCTCGATCGCATTCAAAGGATCTTTCCAGCTGCTCA GCTAGTTCTGCGCTTTAGGTATGACTCAGAGAAGGTTTTTAGAACACTTAGTGCTAAGTTTGGGTGTGATCCTAACAAGGAAGCTCCTCATTTGTTTAAGCATGCTAAAAAGTTAGGCTTGTCCGTTGTTGGAGTTTGCTTTCATGTAGGGACACAATGCAGAGATCCTGATGCCTATGGGAAAGCAATTTCCGTTGCTCGTGAGCTCTTTGACTATGCCTTTGAACTTGGCTATCATTTGAGACTTCTTGATATTGGAGGAGGCTTCCCAGGTGACACAGAAACAGACCTTGGACAGTATGCAAAAACTATAAATACAgctcttgaggaatttttccctAAAACTGATGCATTATTCGGTTCTGTTGAGGTCATTTCTGAACCAGGAACGTACTTTGTGGAGTCAGCCTGTTCCATTGGGACGACAATTGTATCAAAGAATGAAATTCTTGATTTAGAGAGGAAGAAAGTGGAGCATATTAAGTACTACGTCAATGATGGCATTCATGGATGTTTTCTTCTCGTTGTTTTTGGATATGATTCCTACACGCCGAGGCTTTTGACACGTTCTACGGAGAATGGGGAGGGCTCTAAAGCTTTCATTGATTGCTCAATTTGGGGACAATCCCTCAATGGTTGTGACAAGATCTGCGCCAATGTTTCATTGCCAAATCTCGATGCTGGAGATGTTcttattttcccaaatatgGGACATTATAGTCACGTATTTGCAACAACCTTCAACGGATTCCCCAAAGCGAGAGTTCTCCACTTTGCTGATGAAGAAACATTGAAGATTCTTAGGGATTCTTAA